A genomic segment from Oncorhynchus keta strain PuntledgeMale-10-30-2019 chromosome 7, Oket_V2, whole genome shotgun sequence encodes:
- the LOC118385814 gene encoding junctional adhesion molecule 2A, with the protein MDRMGILSLIFLVLLQSPASLSLTVSTSKAKVVVHENTDAVLSCQFKTEKETNPRIEWKKKGKDITFVYFDGKFSGSFAGRANIEGATVTLHAVTQKDSGLYRCEVSAPADHTNLGEINVTLSVLVPPHTPSCEVPSSVLSGAGVELHCKDKLSVPPPTYIWYKDNKALSTTHTTDTSFSMDTDKGTLKFKSVSKADSGQYRCEASNSVGAPKSCVAHHMKVIEYQLSMTTLIAGAVGLFLLVVMCCLGVCLCHRRGCCKKQEQKGRSTNSYNPPPPPTRNPKNYKHTQSFMI; encoded by the exons ATGGACCGCATGGGGATTTTGTCTCTTATCTTCCTCGTCTTGTTGCAGA gtcctgcctccctctctctgacagtgAGCACCAGTAAGGCCAAAGTGGTGGTCCATGAGAACACAG ACGCTGTGCTGTCCTGTCAGTTCAAGACAGAGAAGGAGACTAACCCTCGTATCGAGTGGAAGAAGaaagggaaggacatcacctttGTTTATTTTGATGGCAAATTCAGCG GATCCTTTGCAGGTCGGGCCAACATCGAGGGTGCGACAGTGACGCTGCACGCCGTTACCCAGAAGGACTCAGGGCTGTACCGCTGTGAGGTCAGTGCTCCAGCAGACCACACCAACCTGGGAGAGATTAACGTCACCCTCAGCGTACTGG TGCCCCCCCACACCCCGTCCTGTGAGGTGCCCAGCTCAGTTTTGTCTGGGGCAGGGGTAGAGCTCCACTGTAAGGATAAACTCAGTGTACCCCCTCCTACCTACATCTGGTACAAAGACAACAAGGCGCtgagcaccacacacacaactGACACCTCCtttagcatggacactgacaagGGAACATTG AAGTTCAAGAGTGTGTCCAAGGCTGACTCAGGCCAGTATCGTTGCGAGGCATCCAACAGTGTGGGGGCGCCAAAGAGCTGTGTGGCCCATCACATGAAGGTCATAGAAT ATCAGTTGAGTATGACGACACTGATAGCCGGAGCTGTAGGTCTCTTCCTGCTCGTTGTCATGTGCTGCCTGGGTGTGTGCCTCTGTCATCGACGGGGCTGCTGCAAAAAGC AGGAGCAGAAAGGAAGAAG CACCAACTCCTAcaatccacctcctcctcccaccagaAAC CCCAAGAACTACAAGCACACCCAGTCCTTCATGATTTAA